The Streptomyces sp. WZ-12 genome segment ACCGCGTACTTCGCGGTGGAGCGCGCCGACGACACCGCCGGCCGGATCCGCGAGCGCGGCGCCACCGTCGCGGTCGGGCCGCTCAAGCTCGGCCCCGGGCGGGCCGCGCTCGCCGCGGACCGGGACGGTGCCACCTTCGGCTTCTGGGAGGGACAGACGCTGGCCTGGTCGGTGGGCACGGGCCACGCGCCGGCGATCCTGGAGCTGCGGACCAGGGACGCGTTCGCCGCGGCCATCTTCTACGCCGAGGTCTTCGACTGGGCGACGGATCGGCCCGGCGGCTGCCAGGTGACGTACGAGCACGACGAGGTCATCGTGCACGACGGGACGCATGTGGTGGCGGTGCTGCGCGGCGGCGGGGTGGAGGCCGCCCCGGACCCGCGGGTGCGGCCGCAGTGGCATGTGCACTTCCGGGTGGACGACGTGCGGCGGGCGACCGAGGCGGCGGTGGCGGCCGGCGGGACCGTCACCCCGGTGACCGCGACCCGGGACGGGTCGGGCAGTCAGGCGATGGTGCGGGATCCGGACGGCGGGCTGTTCACGGTGACGGCACCGGGGGCGCCGCCGGGCTGAGGGCAAGTCCCTTGGGACGGGGGTGGGTTGGGCGGTCGGATGTCGACGCCCGGAACCTCGGCCGCGGGCGGGCCTGAAGGGGAGCTGAGGGCGCGGTTAAGAAAACCTCGATGGACCGGACGGGGCGTCATACGGAAGATTTCTGGCCAGAGGGCGGTGGGCCGGATCGGGCCCGGTGAGGTCGCTCCAGTCATCTCTTTCTAACGGGAGTCGTTGCGGTGAAGGCACTGGTCAAGGAGAAGGCGGAGCCGGGACTCTGGCTGGTCGACGTGCCGGAGCCGGAGATCGGCCCCGGTGATGTGCTGATCAAGGTGTTGCGGACCGGTATCTGCGGCACCGATCTGCACATCCGCGCCTGGGACGGCTGGGCGCAGCAGGCGGTCAGTGCGCCGCTGACCGTCGGCCACGAGTTCGTCGGCGAGGTCGTCGAGACCGGCCGGGACGTGGCCGAAATCAAGGCCGGCGATCTGGTCAGCGGCGAGGGCCACCTGGTCTGCGGCAGTTGTCGCAACTGCCTGGCCGGCCGCCGCCACCTGTGCCGCGCCACGGTCGGCCTGGGCGTCGGCCGGAACGGCGCGTTCGCCGAGTACGTGGCGCTGCCCGCGACCAATGTCTGGGTGCACCGGGTCCCGGTCGACCTGGACATCGCCGCGATCTTCGACCCGTTCGGCAACGCCGTGCACACCGCGCTCTCCTTCCCGCTGGTCGGCGAGGACGTGTTGATCACCGGGGCCGGGCCGATCGGCATCATGGCGGCGGCGGTCGCCCGGCACGCCGGCGCCCGCAACGTGGTGATCACCGACGTCAGCGAGCAGCGCCTGGAGCTGGCGCGCAAGGTCGGCGTGAGCCTCGCCCTCAACGTCGCCCGCGGCTCCATCGAGGACGGTCAGCGCGAACTGGGCCTGCGCGAGGGCTTCGACGTCGGCCTGGAGATGTCCGGCCGGCCCGAGGCCATGCGCGACATGATCGACAACCTGACGCACGGCGGCCGGATCGCCGTCCTCGGGCTGCCCTCCGAGGAGTTCGCCGTCGACTGGTCCCGGATCGTCACCTCGATGATCACGATCAAGGGCATCTACGGCCGGGAGATGTTCGAGACCTGGTACGCGATGTCCGTGCTGCTGGAGGGCGGCCTCGACCTCTCGCCCGTGATCACCGGCCGTTACCCCTACCAGGAGTTCGACGCCGCCTTCGCCGACGCGGCCAGCGGCCAGGGCGGCAAGGTCATCCTCGACTGGAGCGCCTGACCCTCGCTCCCGGAATTTCCCGAGCGCCCGCCCGCACCCCAAAAGGAGACCCCTTTCATGTTCGACGCCGTACGCGACGACCTGCGCGTCACCCTCGACGAGATCCGCGCCGCCGGACTGCACAAGCCGGAGCGGGTGATCGGCACGCCGCAGTCCGCCACCGTGGGCGTCACCGCCGGCGGCCAGCCCGGCGAGGTCCTCAACTTCTGCGCCAACAACTACCTCGGCCTGGCCGACCACCCCGAGGTCATCGCCGCCGCCCACGAGGCCCTGGACCGCTGGGGCTACGGCCTGGCCTCGGTCCGCTTCATCTGCGGCACGCAGGAGGTGCACAAGGAACTGGAGCGCCGGATCGCCCACTTCCTCGGCCAGGAGGACACGATCCTCTACTCCTCCTGCTTCGACGCCAACGGCGGCGTCTTCGAGACCCTGCTCGGCCCGGAGGACGCGGTCATCTCCGACGCCCTCAACCACGCCTCCATCATCGACGGCATCCGGCTGAGCAAGGCCCGCCGCTTCCGCTACGCCAACCGCGATCTGGCCGACCTGGAGCGCCAGTTGAAGGAGGCGGAGGGCGCCCGGCGCACCCTCATCGTCACCGACGGCGTGTTCTCCATGGACGGTTACCTGGCGCCGCTGGCGGAGATCTGCGACCTGGCCGACCGCTACGGCGCGATGGTCATGGTCGACGACTCGCACGCGGTCGGCTTCGTCGGCCCCGGCGGCCGCGGCACCCCGGAGCTGTGCGGGGTGATGGACCGGGTCGACATCATCACCGGCACCCTCGGCAAGGCGCTGGGCGGCGCCTCCGGCGGCTATGTCGCGGCCCGTGCCGAGATCGTGGAACTGCTGCGCCAGCGCTCCCGCCCCTACCTGTTCTCCAACTCGCTGGCCCCGGTGATCGCGGCCGCCTCCCTCAAGGTCCTCGACCTGCTGGAGTCCGCGGGCGACCTGCGCGAGCGGCTGCACGCCAACACCGCACTGTTCCGCTCCCGGATGACCGAGGAGGGCTTCGCGATCCTGCCCGGCGAGCACCCCATCGCGCCGGTGATGATCGGCGACGCGGCCGAGGCGGGCCGGATGGCCGAGCTGCTGCTGGAGCGCGGGGTGTACGTGATCGGCTTCTCGTACCCCGTGGTTCCGCAGGGCCAGGCCCGGATCCGCGTCCAGCTCTCCGCCGCCCACTCCACCGAGGACGTGCACCGCGTCGTGGACGCCTTCGTGGCCGCCCGCGCGGCCCTGGAGAGCTGACCGGGCGGTCGCGGGGCACGATCCGGCCGTGCCCTGCGAAACTGGACCCATGATCGAAGCACGTCGGCTGCACATCCTGCGGGCGCTGGCCGACCACCGCACGGTGACCGCCGCGGCCGCCGCGCTCTACCTCACGCCGTCGGCGGTCTCCCAACAGCTCGCCGCGTTGGAGCAGGAGACCGGCCACCGGCTGGTCGAGCGCGGCGCCCGCGGGGTCCGACTGACGCCGGCGGGGGACATCCTGCTCGGCCACGCCAACGCCGTACTGGCCCAGTTGGAGCGCGCCGAGGCGGAGCTGGCCGCCTACGACAAGGGCGAGGGGGGCACGGTGACGGTCGCGGCGTTCGCCACCGTCATCGGGTTGGTGCTCGCGCCGGCCCTCGCCGAACTGGCCGCGTCCGCGCCCGACATCCACGTCCGGGTGCGGGACGCGGAGGGGGACGCCAGCCTGCCGATGGTGCTGGACCGGCAGGTCGATGTGGCGGTGGCCGTCGAGTACCGGGGCGCGCCGGACGCGGACGACCCCCGGTTGACCCGCGTCCCGCTGTACGCGGAGCCGTTCGACGCGGTGCTGCCGCCCGGCCACGCGCTGGCCGACGCGGCGGCGGTGCCGCTGTCCGCGCTGGCCAAGGCCCCCTGGATCGGCCCCTATTCGGGCAACCCCTGCCACGACGTGGTCGTCCTGGCCTGCGAGTACGCCGGGTTCCGGCCGCTTCTGACGCACTTCTCCGACGACTTCCGGGCGGTGGTGGCGCTGGCGTCGGCGGGCGCGGGGGTCGCGCTGGTGCCGCGCTCGGCGCTGCGCGGGATGGACCTGGGCGGAGTGGTGGTCCGGCCGGTCGACGGGGTGGCGCCCACCCGTCGGGTCTTCGCGGCGGTGCGGCGCGGGGCGGAGGAACATCCGTTGTTCCGGCCGGTGTTGGCGGCGCTGCGGACGGCGGCCGCCGCGCAGGAGGGGTGAAGTCGGGCGTGTCCGGGGCGGGTTGATGCCCCATTGCCCGTCGCGTGGGATGGGGTTCAGGCGTCGGCCCGGCGCGGGGTGCGACCGGTCCTGGTCCAGGTCGTCAGTTGGCGGGCCGTCCAGGTGGTGAGGGAGCGGCCGGCGGGGACGCCGCACTCCTCGGCGCGGGCGCAGCCGTAGATCTGCCAGTCGAGCTGGCCGGGGGCGTGCGCGTCGCTGTCGATCGCGAAGAGGGCGCCGGCGTCGAGGGCCTGACGCAGCAGTCGGCGGGGTGGATCCAGGCGGTCCGGGCGGCAGTTGATCTCCACCGCGGTGCGGTGCGCGGCGCACGCCGCGAAGACCTCCGTGGCGTCGAACGCCGATTCCGGGCGGCCCTTGCCGGTGAGCTGCCGGCCGGTGCAGTGGCCGAGGACGTCCACCAGCGGATTGCGCACCGCGGCCAGCAGCCGGCGGGTCATCGGGCCCCGGTCCATGCGGAGCGTGGAGTGGACCGAGGCGACGACCACGTCGAGCCGGTCCAGGAGTTCCGGTTCCTGGTCGAGCGAGCCGTCGTCGAGGATGTCGCACTCGATCCCGGTCAGCAGTCGGAACGGCGCCAGTTCTTCGTTGAGCTCCGCGACCACGTCCAGTTGTCGGCGCAGCCGTTCGGCGGTCAGCCCGCGGGCGACGGTGAGCCGGGGGGAGTGGTCGGTCAGCGCGCACCAGGCGTGGCCGAGGTCGCGGGCGGTCCGGGCCATCGCGGCGATCGGGCTGCCGCCGTCCGACCAGTCCGAGTGCAGATGACAGTCGCCGCGCAGCGCCCGCCGCAGTGCCCGGCCCCGCCCGCCCTCGACCAGCGGGCCGCCGGCCTCCTGCTCCAGCGCGGCGAGGTAGGCGGGGCGTTGCCCGGCGAGCGCCTCCGCGATGACCCGGGTCGTCTTGGGGCCGAGTCCCTTGAGGCGTCCCAGCGTTCCGCGCGCGGCGCGCTCGCGCAGCTCGTCCGGGGGCAGTTGGTCGAGCACGGCGGCCGCGGTGCGGAACGCCTGCACGCGGTACGTCACCGCGCCCTGCCGTTCCAGCAGGAACGCGATCCGGTCCAGGGCCGCCGCGGGATCCACCTCCCCACCGTGCACCGGGTGGGGGTCGGCCGCCACCGCGGTGCGGTCGCCGAACGCCGTCACCGCAGTTATGCGAATATGTCCGTTCTCTAGTGGTCGATCCGTTTCCATCGGAATGGCGGGGCGATAGCGGTGACGATTCCGGTCAATACCGCACGGGAAGTCACGGGCAATCATGTTCGGTTAAAACCTCCGTCACGCCCGGGTCGTACTGCGGAAACGCGCGGCGGACTTCGCGGGGTCGCGGCGCGCTAGTCGGGCGTTAAGTTCGACGGCCTTCAGGAAATCTGCACACCGAATGCGCAGCCGGCACACGCGCCGGTGTTTCGGGGCGGGGTGCGGTCCGGTCGATCGCTGGACGGCTTCCGGAATGCCCCATTCCGTGCGTCTCGCAACGACGATTCCGCGGAAAGGAAACCGGAGGAGATGTGAAGATGCCTCGCCCAAGCCATGGACGTACGTACACGTCCGGTAATTCATTCGGGCAGTCGCGCCCGGATCACCGCTCATCCGATTAGCAGCGCAACCCGCCCGCATGCTTTGATCCATCGCACCGCGGCAGTCGCCGGGGTTTCCCGAAATCGGGGCCCGCACTACCGTGGCCGCGGCCGGGCCGGCCACCAGATGGCTCGTCCGCAGTTTTTCTTGATATTGATCCGTCTGAAGGGAAACACCATGAACAACGCCCAGGTTCAGACCCAGGAAATCTCCGACGCCGACCTGGACAACGTGTCCGGTGGCCTCGTCGGCGGCGTCCTGAGCAGCGTCACCGGCACCGTGGACTCCGTCGCCCCCGTCTCGGGCGCCGTCGCCAACGCCACCGGCCTGGTCCAGCAGACCACCGGCCTGGACGTGCAGGGCCTCGTCGGCGGCGCGACCAACGGTCTCTGATCCAGCCGATCACGTGCCGCCCCGCGGCACGGCCGGCATCGAACGGCCACGACGGTAGTCGGCGCCCCCTCCCTGCCGATCTGCCGCACCGAGTGCCCCGGACAATCCGGCTCCGGCCGGATTCCGGGGCACCCGGCTGTCCACCGCCGGGGCCCGCCGCCGGACCTCCGCATCGGCGGCGTACTCTCGTACGTCCGTACCAGCCCAGGCAGTTGAGGGAAGAGTGTCGTGCAATTCCGCCAACAGGCCCTTTCCAAGCTGCAGTCGCCCGAGGAACTCGACCTGCCGGTGCGCTTCGCCCGCCCCCAGGGCTGGTTGGTGCTCACCGTCACCGTCCTCGTCATGATCGCCGCGACCGTCTGGGCGATCACCGGCACGGTCACCGCCACCCTCGGCGCCCCCGGCATCCTCACCCACGGCCACGGCAGCTACGTCCTCCAGAGCCCGGTCGCCGGCCAGGTCACCACGGTCCTCGCCGAGGAGGGCAAACAGGTCGCGTCCGGCGCCCCGTTGGTCCGAATACGCACCGCGCAGGGCACCGCCACCGTCGTCCGCGCGCTCGCCGCCGGCCGGTTGACCAGTTTGGACGCCAGCATCGGCGCGGTGGTCACCACGGGCGCCGACCTCGCCTCCGTGGAGCGGACCACCGGCGTCCAAGACCCGCTGACGGCCACCCTGTACGTCCCGGCCGAGAGCGCCGCCACGCTCCCGGTCGGGGCCCCCGTCGACCTCACCGTCGCCTCCGTCCCCACCCAGCGCTACGGCGTGCTGCGCGGCCGGGTCGCCGCCATCGGCCGCGCAGCCCAGCCCCGGCAACGGATCGCGGCGTTCCTCGGCAGCGCCCAACTCGCCGAGCAGTTCTCCCGCGACGGCCAGCCCGTCGCCGTACGGGTCACCCTCGACGCCGCGCACACGGCCTCCGGCTATGCCTGGTCCACCACCACCGGACCACCCTTCGCGCTCGACTCCATGACCCAGGCCACCGCCGCCGTCCACCTGGCCGCGCAGCACCCGATCGATTGGCTGCTCTCGTGACCGCCCCCGATGCCTCCGCGGCGCCCCCGCAGCACCTCCCGCCCGCCGGCCGCGGCCGGCACCGCCCCGAGGGCGCGACGCCCGCCCGCCGCCGCAGGGCACCGGAGCGCGCCCCCAAGGCGAAGAAGCCGGTGCGCACCTCCACCGTCCTCCAGATGGAAGCCGTGGAGTGCGGCGCCGCCTCCCTGGCGATGGTGCTCGCCCACTACGGCCGGCACGTGCCGCTGGAGGAGCTGCGGATCGCCTGCGGCGTCTCCCGCGACGGCTCCCGCGCCAGCAACCTCCTCAAGGCCGCCCGCAGTTACGGCCTGACCGCCAAGGGCATGCAGATGGAGACGGTCGCGCTCGCCGAGGTCCAGGCGCCGGCCATCCTCTTCTGGGAGTTCAACCACTACGTCGTCTACGACGGCATGGGCCGCCGCCTGGGCCGCCGCGGTGTCCACCTCAACGACCCCGACAAGGGCCGCCGCTTCGTGCCCGTGGAGGACTTCGACACCAGCTTCACCGGCGTCGTGCTGGTCTTCGAACCCTCCGAGGCGTTCGAGAAGGGCGGCCGGCGCCCCAGCGTCCTGCACGCCCTGCCGGCCCGGCTGCGCGGCACCACCGGCACCCTGCTGGCCGCCCTGCTCGCCAGCCTGCTGCTGGTCGGCGTCGGCGCCGCGGTGCCCGCGCTCAGCCGCACCTACATCGACATGTTCCTGATCGGCAACCAAACCTCGCTGTTGGGCCCGCTGTTCGCCGCGATGGCCGCGATGGTGGCGCTCGCCGCCGTCCTCACCGGCCTGCAACAGGCGAACCTGCTGCGCGGCCGGATCATCTCCTCCACCCTCAGCAGCGCCCGCTTCCTGAGCCATCTGCTGCGGCTGCCGGTCACCTTCTTCGCCCAGCGCTCGCCCGCCGACCTCGTCCAACGCCTCCAGTCCAACGACGCGGTCGCCGAGACCCTCGCCCGCGACCTGGCCGCGGCCGCCGTCGACGGCGTGGTCGTCATCCTCTACGCCGTACTGCTGTGGACCTACGATCCCCAACTCACCGTCATCGGCGTGCTGTTGGCCCTGCTCAACGTCGTCGCCATGCGCATCGTCGTCCGGCTGCGCGCCACCCACACCCAGAAGCTGCGCGCCGACACCGCCCGCCTCACCAACACCTCCTACACCGGCCTCACGCTCATCGAGACGATGAAGGCCACCGGGGGCGAGAACGGTTACTTCCGCCGCTGGGCCGGCCAGCACGCCACCACTCTGGAGGTACAGCAGCGGCTCGGCGTCCCCAGCGCCTGGCTCGCGATCGTCGCCCCCACCCTCGCCACCCTCAACAGCGCCCTGATCCTCTGGATCGGCGGCCTGCGCGCCGTCGAAGGCCACCTCTCCATCGGCCTGTTGGTCGCCTTCCAGGCCCTGGTGACCCGCTTCACCGCCCCCGTCACCCGCCTCAACGGCGTCGCCGGGCGCATCCAGGACTTCGCCGCCGACGTCGCCCGCCTCAAGGACGTCGAGAGCTTCCCCGCCGACAGCCACTACTCCCGCCCGGACGCGGACGCCGGCACCCGCCGCCTCAAGGGCCATGTCACCCTCGACGACGTCACCTTCGGCTACAGCCCGCTCGACGCCCCGCTGCTGACCGGCTTCTCGCTCTCCGTCGGCCCGGGGCAGCAGGTCGCCCTGGTCGGCGGCTCCGGCAGCGGCAAGTCCACCGTCTCCCGCCTGATCTCCGGCCTCTACGCGCCCTGGGAGGGCACCATCCGGATCGACGGACAGCGCCTCGTCGACATCCCGCGCAGCGCGCTGGCCGCCTCGGTCTCCTTCGTCGACCAGGACGTCTTCCTCTTCGAGGGCACCGTGCGGGACAACGTCGCCCTGTGGGACCCCTCCATACCGGACGACGCGGTGATCGCCGCCCTCCAGGACGCCGCCCTCTACGACGACGTCATCGCCCGCCGCCCCGACGGCATCCACAGCCGCGTCGAACAGGACGGCCGCAACTTCTCCGGCGGGCAGCGGCAGCGCCTGGAGATCGCCCGGGCGCTGGTCCGGCGCCCCAGCGTCCTCGTCCTCGACGAGGTCACCAGCGCCCTGGACGCCGGGACCGAGGCGGTCATCATGGACAACCTGCGGCGCCGCGGCTGCGCCTGCGTCATCATCGCCCACCGGCTGAGCACCGTCCGCGACAGCGACGAGATCGTGGTCCTGGACCACGGCACCATCGTCGAACGCGGCCGGCACGAGGAACTGGTCGCCGCCGGGGGCACCTACGCCCAGTTGGTCAAGGAGCACTGACGTGGCCTCCGCCTACCCGTCCCCGGACGCCGGACCCGGCGTGCCGCCGCCCGCGGAACCGGCCGCCGCCCCCGGTGCCGATGCCGTCAGCCACGCCCTGGGCGCCCTCGGCACCCCCGTCGACTGCACCGGGCTGCGCAACGTCCCGCTCGAAGGCCCGCACGTCCTGTGGTTGGTCACCAGCGGCGCCCTCGACCTGTTCGCGGTCGACGCCGCGCAAGAAGGCCACTGGCACTTCCTCGGCCGCCTCGAAGCCGGCACCCTGCTGCTCGGGCCCGTCCAGGGCCCCCAACACACCCTCGTCGGCCGCCCGTCGGGCGACTGCGGCCTGCGCCGGATCGCGCTGCGCGAACTGCCCCGCCCCGACCACGGCGGCGACCCCCACGCGTACGGATACGACGACCCCTATGGGACGCCGGTCGCCACCCCTTTGGAACACGCCTTCGCGCTCGGCACCGCCCGCGGGCTGGGCGTGCTCTTCGAGGCCCCGTTGGACGGCCGGCCCAGCGACGAGGCGGTGGCCGACGACGAC includes the following:
- a CDS encoding VOC family protein is translated as MPSPCPTSPVRGAPCWVSLLTHDLRAAESFYGAVLGWRFRPATLGEEFAVAMLDGEPVAGVGALVQSFQVPVSWTAYFAVERADDTAGRIRERGATVAVGPLKLGPGRAALAADRDGATFGFWEGQTLAWSVGTGHAPAILELRTRDAFAAAIFYAEVFDWATDRPGGCQVTYEHDEVIVHDGTHVVAVLRGGGVEAAPDPRVRPQWHVHFRVDDVRRATEAAVAAGGTVTPVTATRDGSGSQAMVRDPDGGLFTVTAPGAPPG
- the tdh gene encoding L-threonine 3-dehydrogenase; the protein is MKALVKEKAEPGLWLVDVPEPEIGPGDVLIKVLRTGICGTDLHIRAWDGWAQQAVSAPLTVGHEFVGEVVETGRDVAEIKAGDLVSGEGHLVCGSCRNCLAGRRHLCRATVGLGVGRNGAFAEYVALPATNVWVHRVPVDLDIAAIFDPFGNAVHTALSFPLVGEDVLITGAGPIGIMAAAVARHAGARNVVITDVSEQRLELARKVGVSLALNVARGSIEDGQRELGLREGFDVGLEMSGRPEAMRDMIDNLTHGGRIAVLGLPSEEFAVDWSRIVTSMITIKGIYGREMFETWYAMSVLLEGGLDLSPVITGRYPYQEFDAAFADAASGQGGKVILDWSA
- a CDS encoding glycine C-acetyltransferase; translation: MFDAVRDDLRVTLDEIRAAGLHKPERVIGTPQSATVGVTAGGQPGEVLNFCANNYLGLADHPEVIAAAHEALDRWGYGLASVRFICGTQEVHKELERRIAHFLGQEDTILYSSCFDANGGVFETLLGPEDAVISDALNHASIIDGIRLSKARRFRYANRDLADLERQLKEAEGARRTLIVTDGVFSMDGYLAPLAEICDLADRYGAMVMVDDSHAVGFVGPGGRGTPELCGVMDRVDIITGTLGKALGGASGGYVAARAEIVELLRQRSRPYLFSNSLAPVIAAASLKVLDLLESAGDLRERLHANTALFRSRMTEEGFAILPGEHPIAPVMIGDAAEAGRMAELLLERGVYVIGFSYPVVPQGQARIRVQLSAAHSTEDVHRVVDAFVAARAALES
- a CDS encoding LysR family transcriptional regulator; this encodes MIEARRLHILRALADHRTVTAAAAALYLTPSAVSQQLAALEQETGHRLVERGARGVRLTPAGDILLGHANAVLAQLERAEAELAAYDKGEGGTVTVAAFATVIGLVLAPALAELAASAPDIHVRVRDAEGDASLPMVLDRQVDVAVAVEYRGAPDADDPRLTRVPLYAEPFDAVLPPGHALADAAAVPLSALAKAPWIGPYSGNPCHDVVVLACEYAGFRPLLTHFSDDFRAVVALASAGAGVALVPRSALRGMDLGGVVVRPVDGVAPTRRVFAAVRRGAEEHPLFRPVLAALRTAAAAQEG
- a CDS encoding PHP domain-containing protein, which gives rise to MDPAAALDRIAFLLERQGAVTYRVQAFRTAAAVLDQLPPDELRERAARGTLGRLKGLGPKTTRVIAEALAGQRPAYLAALEQEAGGPLVEGGRGRALRRALRGDCHLHSDWSDGGSPIAAMARTARDLGHAWCALTDHSPRLTVARGLTAERLRRQLDVVAELNEELAPFRLLTGIECDILDDGSLDQEPELLDRLDVVVASVHSTLRMDRGPMTRRLLAAVRNPLVDVLGHCTGRQLTGKGRPESAFDATEVFAACAAHRTAVEINCRPDRLDPPRRLLRQALDAGALFAIDSDAHAPGQLDWQIYGCARAEECGVPAGRSLTTWTARQLTTWTRTGRTPRRADA
- a CDS encoding type A2 lantipeptide, translating into MNNAQVQTQEISDADLDNVSGGLVGGVLSSVTGTVDSVAPVSGAVANATGLVQQTTGLDVQGLVGGATNGL
- a CDS encoding HlyD family efflux transporter periplasmic adaptor subunit gives rise to the protein MQFRQQALSKLQSPEELDLPVRFARPQGWLVLTVTVLVMIAATVWAITGTVTATLGAPGILTHGHGSYVLQSPVAGQVTTVLAEEGKQVASGAPLVRIRTAQGTATVVRALAAGRLTSLDASIGAVVTTGADLASVERTTGVQDPLTATLYVPAESAATLPVGAPVDLTVASVPTQRYGVLRGRVAAIGRAAQPRQRIAAFLGSAQLAEQFSRDGQPVAVRVTLDAAHTASGYAWSTTTGPPFALDSMTQATAAVHLAAQHPIDWLLS
- a CDS encoding NHLP family bacteriocin export ABC transporter peptidase/permease/ATPase subunit, translating into MTAPDASAAPPQHLPPAGRGRHRPEGATPARRRRAPERAPKAKKPVRTSTVLQMEAVECGAASLAMVLAHYGRHVPLEELRIACGVSRDGSRASNLLKAARSYGLTAKGMQMETVALAEVQAPAILFWEFNHYVVYDGMGRRLGRRGVHLNDPDKGRRFVPVEDFDTSFTGVVLVFEPSEAFEKGGRRPSVLHALPARLRGTTGTLLAALLASLLLVGVGAAVPALSRTYIDMFLIGNQTSLLGPLFAAMAAMVALAAVLTGLQQANLLRGRIISSTLSSARFLSHLLRLPVTFFAQRSPADLVQRLQSNDAVAETLARDLAAAAVDGVVVILYAVLLWTYDPQLTVIGVLLALLNVVAMRIVVRLRATHTQKLRADTARLTNTSYTGLTLIETMKATGGENGYFRRWAGQHATTLEVQQRLGVPSAWLAIVAPTLATLNSALILWIGGLRAVEGHLSIGLLVAFQALVTRFTAPVTRLNGVAGRIQDFAADVARLKDVESFPADSHYSRPDADAGTRRLKGHVTLDDVTFGYSPLDAPLLTGFSLSVGPGQQVALVGGSGSGKSTVSRLISGLYAPWEGTIRIDGQRLVDIPRSALAASVSFVDQDVFLFEGTVRDNVALWDPSIPDDAVIAALQDAALYDDVIARRPDGIHSRVEQDGRNFSGGQRQRLEIARALVRRPSVLVLDEVTSALDAGTEAVIMDNLRRRGCACVIIAHRLSTVRDSDEIVVLDHGTIVERGRHEELVAAGGTYAQLVKEH